ACCCGCGCCAGGAAGGTCGAAGGCGGCTACCGCCTGAGCGGCAGCAAGATGTGGATCACCAATAGCCCGATTGCTGATGTATTCGTGGTCTGGGCAAAAGATGATGCTGGCGACATCCGCGGGTTCGTGCTGGAGAAAGGTTGGCAAGGCCTCAGTGCGCCGGCCATTCACGGCAAGGTTGGTCTGCGCGCTTCCATTACTGGCGAGATCGTCATGGACAACGTGTTCGTTCCGGAGGAGAACATCTTCCCAGAGGTGCGTGGTTTGAAGGGGCCGTTCACTTGCCTGAACTCTGCCCGCTATGGCATCTCCTGGGGGGCGCTGGGGGCGGCTGAAGCCTGCTGGCATACCGCCCGCCAGTACACGTTGGATCGTCAGCAGTTCGGCCGCCCTCTGGCCGCCAATCAGCTGATCCAGAAAAAGCTGGCGGACATGCAGACCGAAATCACCCTCGCCCTGCAAGGTTGCTTGCGCCTGGGGCGCATGAAAGACGAAGGCACTGCAGCGGTGGAAATTACTTCGATCATGAAGCGCAACTCGTGCGGCAAGGCGCTGGATATCGCCCGCATGGCTCGAGACATGCTCGGCGGCAACGGCATTTCTGATGAATTCGGTGTGGCTCGTCATTTGGTTAACCTTGAGGTGGTCAACACCTATGAGGGTACCCATGACGTACATGCGCTGATATTGGGGCGCGCGCAAACCGGCATCCAGGCCTTCTATTAATAAGGAGCCGGCCCATGGGCGCGCTATCTCATCTGCGGGTTTTGGACCTTTCCCGAGTGCTGGCCGGGCCCTGGTGTGGTCAGATACTGGCGGACCTTGGCGCCGATGTAATAAAGGTCGAGCGCCCGGGCAGTGGCGACGATACACGTGCGTGGGGGCCGCCCTTCCTTAAGGATGCTGAGGGCGAGAACACCAGCGAGGCAGCCTATTACTTGTCGGCCAACCGGAACAAGCGTTCAGTGACTATCGATTTCACTCAGCCGGAAGGCCAGCGCCTCGTGCGTGAACTGGCGGCCAAGTCGGACATCGTCATTGAAAATTTCAAGGTTGGCGGGTTAGCTGCCTACGGGCTGGATTACCAAAGCCTGAAGGCGGTCAACCCCAAGCTTATTTACTGCTCGATCACGGGGTTCGGGCAGACTGGGCCTTATGCCAAGCGTGCGGGCTACGACTTCATGATTCAGGGGTTGGGTGGCCTTATGAGCCTGACTGGGCGCCCGGATGGTGAAGAAGGTGCTGGGCCGGTGAAAGTAGGTGTCGCCCTTACAGACATACTGACAGGCCTTTACTCGACTGTGGCGATCCTCGCTGCTCTCGCCCATCGTGATCAGGCCGGCATTGGGCAGCATATCGATATGGCGCTGCTCGATGTACAGGTGGCTTGCCTTGCCAACCAGGCAATGAATTACCTGACAACCGGGAATCCCCCGCGTCGTTTAGGTAATGCGCATCCCAATATAGTGCCGTATCAGGATTTCCCGACGGCAGATGGCGACTTCATTCTCACCGTTGGCAACGACGGGCAGTTCCGCAAGTTCGCGGAAGTGGCCGGGCAGCCGCAGTGGGCGGACGATCCACGCTTTGCTACCAACAAGCTGCGGGTTGCCAACCGGGCAGAGCTTATTCCACTGATACGCCAGGCGACTGTATTCAAGACCACGGCTGAATGGGTGAGCCAGTTGGAGGCTGCTGGTGTGCCTTGTGGACCAATCAATGACCTTGCACAGATGTTCCAGGACCCGCAGGTAGTTGCGCGTGGTTTGGCGGTGAGCTTGCCGCATGCGTTGGCGGGTAGCGTGCCGCAGGTAGCCAGCCCGATTCGCTTGTCGGAGACCCCGGTGGAATACCGTCATGCGCCCCCGTTGCTGGGCGAACACACCGAGAGGGTTCTGAAGGAGTTGCTGGGCCTGGAGAGCAGTGAAGTGCGCGGTTTGCGTGATGCTGGAGTGCTTTGACGGGATGATGGGCTATTTGATGGCGGGGCGGCCGAAGGCCGCCCCGCTTTGCTTTTCGGCGATTTTGAAACTTAATGAAATCAAAGGCTTGACGCGCTTTCGAATCTCCTTATAATGCGCCCCACTTCCAGCGTAGCCGGAACGAAAAACTCCTTGTTAATCAACAGGTTGAGCGATTCGGTCGAAAGTGGAAGGTTGTAAAGAGGTGGTTGACAGCGTTTTCGAATGCTGTATGATTCGCCTCCCGCTACGAGAGATCGCAGCGAGTCAAGTGTTTGAAGCTAAACGAGTTTCTCGCAAAAAACTTCAAAATAAACGCTTGACAGGCAATGAGGAAAGCGTAGAATGCGCGCCTCGGTTGAGGCGAAATGCTCTTAACCAAACGCTCTTTAACAAATTGAATCAAGCAATTCGTGTGGGTGCTTGTGAGTACGGACTGATAGTCAATAAGATTATCAGCATCACAAGTGGCCATGCGAGAAATCACATAGTCATTTGAGATTGCTGAGCCAAGTTTAGGGTTTCTTAAAAACCCAAGCAGTATTGAACTGAAGAGTTTGATCATGGCTCAGATTGAACGCTGGCGGCAGGCCTAACACATGCAAGTCGAGCGGATGACGGGAGCTTGCTCCTTGATTCAGCGGCGGACGGGTGAGTAATGCCTAGGAATCTGCCTGGTAGTGGGGGACAACGTTTCGAAAGGAACGCTAATACCGCATACGTCCTACGGGAGAAAGCAGGGGACCTTCGGGCCTTGCGCTATCAGATGAGCCTAGGTCGGATTAGCTAGTTGGTGGGGTAATGGCTCACCAAGGCGACGATCCGTAACTGGTCTGAGAGGATGATCAGTCACACTGGAACTGAGACACGGTCCAGACTCCTACGGGAGGCAGCAGTGGGGAATATTGGACAATGGGCGAAAGCCTGATCCAGCCATGCCGCGTGTGTGAAGAAGGTCTTCGGATTGTAAAGCACTTTAAGTTGGGAGGAAGGGCAGTAAGTTAATACCTTGCTGTTTTGACGTTACCGACAGAATAAGCACCGGCTAACTCTGTGCCAGCAGCCGCGGTAATACAGAGGGTGCAAGCGTTAATCGGAATTACTGGGCGTAAAGCGCGCGTAGGTGGTTTGTTAAGTTGGATGTGAAAGCCCCGGGCTCAACCTGGGAACTGCATCCAAAACTGGCAAGCTAGAGTACGGTAGAGGGTGGTGGAATTTCCTGTGTAGCGGTGAAATGCGTAGATATAGGAAGGAACACCAGTGGCGAAGGCGACCACCTGGACTGATACTGACACTGAGGTGCGAAAGCGTGGGGAGCAAACAGGATTAGATACCCTGGTAGTCCACGCCGTAAACGATGTCAACTAGCCGTTGGAATCCTTGAGATTTTAGTGGCGCAGCTAACGCATTAAGTTGACCGCCTGGGGAGTACGGCCGCAAGGTTAAAACTCAAATGAATTGACGGGGGCCCGCACAAGCGGTGGAGCATGTGGTTTAATTCGAAGCAACGCGAAGAACCTTACCAGGCCTTGACATGCAGAGAACTTTCCAGAGATGGATTGGTGCCTTCGGGAACTCTGACACAGGTGCTGCATGGCTGTCGTCAGCTCGTGTCGTGAGATGTTGGGTTAAGTCCCGTAACGAGCGCAACCCTTGTCCTTAGTTACCAGCACGTAATGGTGGGCACTCTAAGGAGACTGCCGGTGACAAACCGGAGGAAGGTGGGGATGACGTCAAGTCATCATGGCCCTTACGGCCTGGGCTACACACGTGCTACAATGGTCGGTACAGAGGGTTGCCAAGCCGCGAGGTGGAGCTAATCTCACAAAACCGATCGTAGTCCGGATCGCAGTCTGCAACTCGACTGCGTGAAGTCGGAATCGCTAGTAATCGCGAATCAGAATGTCGCGGTGAATACGTTCCCGGGCCTTGTACACACCGCCCGTCACACCATGGGAGTGGGTTGCACCAGAAGTAGCTAGTCTAACCTTCGGGAGGACGGTTACCACGGTGTGATTCATGACTGGGGTGAAGTCGTAACAAGGTAGCCGTAGGGGAACCTGCGGCTGGATCACCTCCTTAATCGACGACATCAGCCTACTGATGAGCTCCCACACGAATTGCTTGATTCAGATGTAAAGGCGACTTAGGCCCTGCGTGGGTCTAATGATGTTCCTGGTCAGAACTCAGAAATGAACATTCAGTTTGAATGTTGATTTCTGACTTTTGTCAGATCGTTCTTTAAAAATTCGGATATGTGATAGATATAGACTGAACACCAGTTTCACTGCTGGTGGATCAGGCTAAGGTAAAATTTGTGAGTTCTGCTCAGTAATGAGCGAAATGCGAATTTTCGGCGAATGTCGTCTTCACAGTATAACCAGATTGCTTGGGGTTATATGGTCAAGTGAAGAAGCGCATACGGTGGATGCCTTGGCAGTCAGAGGCGATGAAAGACGTGGTAGCCTGCGAAAAGCTTTGGGGAGTCGGCAAACAGACTGTGATCCAGAGATCTCTGAATGGGGGAACCCAGCCAGCATAAGCTGGTTATCTTGTACTGAATACATAGGTGCAAGAGGCGAACCAGGGGAACTGAAACATCTAAGTACCCTGAGGAAAAGAAATCAACCGAGATTCCCTTAGTAGTGGCGAGCGAACGGGGACCAGCCCTTAAGCTGGTTTGAGATTAGTGGAACGCTCTGGAAAGTGCGGCCATAGTGGGTGATAGCCCCGTACACGAAAATCTCTTGCCAGTGAAATCGAGTAGGACGGAGCACGAGAAACTTTGTCTGAACATGGGGGGACCATCCTCCAAGGCTAAATACTACTGACTGACCGATAGTGAACCAGTACCGTGAGGGAAAGGCGAAAAGAACCCCGGAGAGGGGAGTGAAATAGAACCTGAAACCGTATGCGTACAAGCAGTGGGAGCCTACTTTGTTAGGTGACTGCGTACCTTTTGTATAATGGGTCAGCGACTTATATTCAGTGGCGAGCTTAACCGAATAGGGGAGGCGTAGCGAAAGCGAGTCTTAATAGGGCGTTTAGTCGCTGGGTATAGACCCGAAACCGGGCGATCTATCCATGGGCAGGTTGAAGGTTAGGTAACACTGACTGGAGGACCGAACCGACTACCGTTGAAAAGTTAGCGGATGACCTGTGGATCGGAGTGAAAGGCTAATCAAGCTCGGAGATAGCTGGTTCTCCTCGAAAGCTATTTAGGTAGCGCCTCATGTATCACTGTAGGGGGTAGAGCACTGTTTCGGCTAGGGGGTCATCCCGACTTACCAAACCGATGCAAACTCCGAATACCTACAAGTGCCGAGCATGGGAGACACACGGCGGGTGCTAACGTCCGTCGTGAAAAGGGAAACAACCCAGACCGTCAGCTAAGGTCCCAAAGTCATGGTTAAGTGGGAAACGATGTGGGAAGGCTTAGACAGCTAGGAGGTTGGCTTAGAAGCAGCCACCCTTTAAAGAAAGCGTAATAGCTCACTAGTCGAGTCGGCCTGCGCGGAAGATGTAACGGGGCTCAAACCATGCACCGAAGCTACGGGTATCACCTCTGGTGATGCGGTAGAGGAGCGTTCTGTAAGCCTGTGAAGGTGAGTTGAGAAGCTTGCTGGAGGTATCAGAAGTGCGAATGCTGACATGAGTAACGACAATGCGAGTGAAAAACTCGCACGCCGAAAGACCAAGGTTTCCTGCGCAACGTTAATCGACGCAGGGTTAGTCGGTCCCTAAGGCGAGGCTGAAAAGCGTAGTCGATGGAAAACAGGTTAATATTCCTGTACTTCCAGTTATTGCGATGGAGGGACGGAGAAGGCTAGGCCAGCTTGGCGTTGGTTGTCCAAGTTTAAGGTGGTAGGCTGAGATCTTAGGCAAATCCGGGATCTCAAGGCCGAGAGCTGATGACGAGTTGCCTTTAGGCGACGAAGTGGTTGATGCCATGCTTCCAAGAAAAGCTCCTAAGCTTCAGATAACTGGGAACCGTACCCCAAACCGACACAGGTGGTTAGGTAGAGAATACCAAGGCGCTTGAGAGAACTCGGGTGAAGGAACTAGGCAAAATGGCACCGTAACTTCGGGAGAAGGTGCGCCGGTGAGGGTGAAGCACTTGCTGCGTAAGCCCACGCCGGTCGAAGATACCAGGCCGCTGCGACTGTTTATTAAAAACACAGCACTCTGCAAACACGAAAGTGGACGTATAGGGTGTGACGCCTGCCCGGTGCCGGAAGGTTAATTGATGGGGTTAGCGCAAGCGAAGCTCTTGATCGAAGCCCCGGTAAACGGCGGCCGTAACTATAACGGTCCTAAGGTAGCGAAATTCCTTGTCGGGTAAGTTCCGACCTGCACGAATGGCGTAACGATGGCGGCGCTGTCTCCACCCGAGACTCAGTGAAATTGAAATCGCTGTGAAGATGCAGTGTATCCGCGGCTAGACGGAAAGACCCCGTGAACCTTTACTATAGCTTTGCACTGGACTTTGAATTTGCTTGTGTAGGATAGGTGGGAGGCTTTGAAGTGGGGACGCCAGTTCTCATGGAGCCATCCTTGAAATACCACCCTGGCAACTTTGAGGTTCTAACTCAGGTCCGTTATCCGGATCGAGGACAGTGTATGGTGGGTAGTTTGACTGGGGCGGTCTCCTCCCAAAGAGTAACGGAGGAGTACGAAGGTGCGCTCAGACCGGTCGGAAATCGGTCGTAGAGTATAAAGGCAAAAGCGCGCTTGACTGCGAGACAAACACGTCGAGCAGGTACGAAAGTAGGTCTTAGTGATCCGGTGGTTCTGTATGGAAGGGCCATCGCTCAACGGATAAAAGGTACTCCGGGGATAACAGGCTGATACCGCCCAAGAGTTCATATCGACGGCGGTGTTTGGCACCTCGATGTCGGCTCATCACATCCTGGGGCTGAAGCCGGTCCCAAGGGTATGGCTGTTCGCCATTTAAAGTGGTACGCGAGCTGGGTTTAGAACGTCGTGAGACAGTTCGGTCCCTATCTGCCGTGGACGTTTGAGATTTGAGAGGGGCTGCTCCTAGTACGAGAGGACCGGAGTGGACGAACCTCTGGTGTTCCGGTTGTCACGCCAGTGGCATTGCCGGGTAGCTATGTTCGGAAGAGATAACCGCTGAAAGCATCTAAGCGGGAAACTTGCCTCAAGATGAGATCTCACTGGGATCTTGAATCCCCTAAAGGGCCGTCGAAGACTACGACGTTGATAGGTTGGGTGTGTAAGCGCTGTGAGGCGTTGAGCTAACCAATACTAATTGCCCGTGAGGCTTGACCATATAACACCCAAGCAATTTGCGCAGGCCTCTGAACAAGAAGCGCCAAATTGTGGTGGTGAAGACGAAAGACCCGAAAGTTCGCAACATCACAAATCGCATATCCGAATTCGCTAGGCTGTCCAGTTGGACATTCTGGCAACAGAATTTCTTGACGACCATAGAGCATTGGAACCACCTGATCCCATCCCGAACTCAGCAGTGAAACGATGCATCGCCGATGGTAGTGTGGGGTTTCCCCATGTGAGAGTAGGTCATCGTCAAGATTCATTTCGCAAAACCCCTATCTGCGCAAGCAGGTAGGGGTTTTGTCTTTAAGTAGAAGCTAACGCTTTTTGTTGACCAGGTCATAAGCCAGTCGGCAGTTTCAAAAAGGCAGTTGACAGCGTTTCTGAATGCTGTATGATTCGCCTCCCGCTACGAGAGATCGTAGCGAGTCAAGTGTCTGAAGCTAAACGAGTTTCTCGCAAAAAACTTCAAAATAAACGCTTGACAGGCAATGAGGAAAGCGTAGAATGCGCGCCTCGGTTGAGACGAAACGCTCTTAACCAAACGCTCTTTAACAAATTGAATCAAGCAATTCGTGTGGGTGCTTGTGAGTACGGACTGATAGTCAATAAGATTATCAGCATCACAAGTGGCCATGCGAGAAATCACATAGTCATTTGAGATTGCTGAGCCAAGTTTAGGGTTTCTTAAAAACCCAAGCAGTATTGAACTGAAGAGTTTGATCATGGCTCAGATTGAACGCTGGCGGCAGGCCTAACACATGCAAGTCGAGCGGATGACGGGAGCTTGCTCCTTGATTCAGCGGCGGACGGGTGAGTAATGCCTAGGAATCTGCCTGGTAGTGGGGGACAACGTTTCGAAAGGAACGCTAATACCGCATACGTCCTACGGGAGAAAGCAGGGGACCTTCGGGCCTTGCGCTATCAGATGAGCCTAGGTCGGATTAGCTAGTTGGTGGGGTAATGGCTCACCAAGGCGACGATCCGTAACTGGTCTGAGAGGATGATCAGTCACACTGGAACTGAGACACGGTCCAGACTCCTACGGGAGGCAGCAGTGGGGAATATTGGACAATGGGCGAAAGCCTGATCCAGCCATGCCGCGTGTGTGAAGAAGGTCTTCGGATTGTAAAGCACTTTAAGTTGGGAGGAAGGGCAGTAAGTTAATACCTTGCTGTTTTGACGTTACCGACAGAATAAGCACCGGCTAACTCTGTGCCAGCAGCCGCGGTAATACAGAGGGTGCAAGCGTTAATCGGAATTACTGGGCGTAAAGCGCGCGTAGGTGGTTTGTTAAGTTGGATGTGAAAGCCCCGGGCTCAACCTGGGAACTGCATCCAAAACTGGCAAGCTAGAGTACGGTAGAGGGTGGTGGAATTTCCTGTGTAGCGGTGAAATGCGTAGATATAGGAAGGAACACCAGTGGCGAAGGCGACCACCTGGACTGATACTGACACTGAGGTGCGAAAGCGTGGGGAGCAAACAGGATTAGATACCCTGGTAGTCCACGCCGTAAACGATGTCAACTAGCCGTTGGAATCCTTGAGATTTTAGTGGCGCAGCTAACGCATTAAGTTGACCGCCTGGGGAGTACGGCCGCAAGGTTAAAACTCAAATGAATTGACGGGGGCCCGCACAAGCGGTGGAGCATGTGGTTTAATTCGAAGCAACGCGAAGAACCTTACCAGGCCTTGACATGCAGAGAACTTTCCAGAGATGGATTGGTGCCTTCGGGAACTCTGACACAGGTGCTGCATGGCTGTCGTCAGCTCGTGTCGTGAGATGTTGGGTTAAGTCCCGTAACGAGCGCAACCCTTGTCCTTAGTTACCAGCACGTAATGGTGGGCACTCTAAGGAGACTGCCGGTGACAAACCGGAGGAAGGTGGGGATGACGTCAAGTCATCATGGCCCTTACGGCCTGGGCTACACACGTGCTACAATGGTCGGTACAGAGGGTTGCCAAGCCGCGAGGTGGAGCTAATCTCACAAAACCGATCGTAGTCCGGATCGCAGTCTGCAACTCGACTGCGTGAAGTCGGAATCGCTAGTAATCGCGAATCAGAATGTCGCGGTGAATACGTTCCCGGGCCTTGTACACACCGCCCGTCACACCATGGGAGTGGGTTGCACCAGAAGTAGCTAGTCTAACCTTCGGGAGGACGGTTACCACGGTGTGATTCATGACTGGGGTGAAGTCGTAACAAGGTAGCCGTAGGGGAACCTGCGGCTGGATCACCTCCTTAATCGACGACATCAGCCTGCTGATGAGCTCCCACACGAATTGCTTGATTCAGATGTAAAGACGATGCTGTAACGCAACCCTGTTATAGGTCTGTAGCTCAGTTGGTTAGAGCGCACCCCTGATAAGGGTGAGGTCGGCAGTTCAAATCTGCCCAGACCTACCATTACATGGTTCAGCCGTAAATACGGGGCCATAGCTCAGCTGGGAGAGCGCCTGCCTTGCACGCAGGAGGTCAGCGGTTCGATCCCGCTTGGCTCCACCACTTTTGCAGTACTTGATCAGAACTTAGAAATGAACATTCAGTTTGAATGTTGATTTCTGACTTTTGTCAGATCGTTCTTTAAAAATTCGGATATGTGATAGATATAGACTGAACACCAGTTTCACTGCTGGTGGATCAGGCTAAGGTAAAATTTGTGAGTTCTGCTCAGTAATGAGCGAAATGCGAATTTTCGGCGAATGTCGTCTTCACAGTATAACCAGATTGCTTGGGGTTATATGGTCAAGTGAAGAAGCGCATACGGTGGATGCCTTGGCAGTCAGAGGCGATGAAAGACGTGGTAGCCTGCGAAAAGCTTTGGGGAGTCGGCAAACAGACTGTGATCCAGAGATCTCTGAATGGGGGAACCCAGCCAGCATAAGCTGGTTATCTTGTACTGAATACATAGGTGCAAGAGGCGAACCAGGGGAACTGAAACATCTAAGTACCCTGAGGAAAAGAAATCAACCGAGATTCCCTTAGTAGTGGCGAGCGAACGGGGACCAGCCCTTAAGCTGGTTTGAGATTAGTGGAACGCTCTGGAAAGTGCGGCCATAGTGGGTGATAGCCCCGTACACGAAAATCTCTTGCCAGTGAAATCGAGTAGGACGGAGCACGAGAAACTTTGTCTGAACATGGGGGGACCATCCTCCAAGGCTAAATACTACTGACTGACCGATAGTGAACCAGTACCGTGAGGGAAAGGCGAAAAGAACCCCGGAGAGGGGAGTGAAATAGAACCTGAAACCGTATGCGTACAAGCAGTGGGAGCCTACTTTGTTAGGTGACTGCGTACCTTTTGTATAATGGGTCAGCGACTTATATTCAGTGGCGAGCTTAACCGAATAGGGGAGGCGTAGCGAAAGCGAGTCTTAATAGGGCGTTTAGTCGCTGGGTATAGACCCGAAACCGGGCGATCTATCCATGGGCAGGTTGAAGGTTAGGTAACACTGACTGGAGGACCGAACCGACTACCGTTGAAAAGTTAGCGGATGACCTGTGGATCGGAGTGAAAGGCTAATCAAGCTCGGAGATAGCTGGTTCTCCTCGAAAGCTATTTAGGTAGCGCCTCATGTATCACTGTAGGGGGTAGAGCACTGTTTCGGCTAGGGGGTCATCCCGACTTACCAAACCGATGCAAACTCCGAATACCTACAAGTGCCGAGCATGGGAGACACACGGCGGGTGCTAACGTCCGTCGTGAAAAGGGAAACAACCCAGACCGTCAGCTAAGGTCCCAAAGTCATGGTTAAGTGGGAAACGATGTGGGAAGGCTTAGACAGCTAGGAGGTTGGCTTAGAAGCAGCCACCCTTTAAAGAAAGCGTAATAGCTCACTAGTCGAGTCGGCCTGCGCGGAAGATGTAACGGGGCTCAAACCATGCACCGAAGCTACGGGTATCACCTCTGGTGATGCGGTAGAGGAGCGTTCTGTAAGCCTGTGAAGGTGAGTTGAGAAGCTTGCTGGAGGTATCAGAAGTGCGAATGCTGACATGAGTAACGACAATGCGAGTGAAAAACTCGCACGCCGAAAGACCAAGGTTTCCTGCGCAACGTTAATCGACGCAGGGTTAGTCGGTCCCTAAGGCGAGGCTGAAAAGCGTAGTCGATGGAAAACAGGTTAATATTCCTGTACTTCCAGTTATTGCGATGGAGGGACGGAGAAGGCTAGGCCAGCTTGGCGTTGGTTGTCCAAGTTTAAGGTGGTAGGCTGAGATCTTAGGCAAATCCGGGATCTCAAGGCCGAGAGCTGATGACGAGTTGCCTTTAGGCGACGAAGTGGTTGATGCCATGCTTCCAAGAAAAGCTCCTAAGCTTCAGATAACTGGGAACCGTACCCCAAACCGACACAGGTGGTTAGGTAGAGAATACCAAGGCGCTTGAGAGAACTCGGGTGAAGGAACTAGGCAAAATGGCACCGTAACTTCGGGAGAAGGTGCGCCGGTGAGGGTGAAGCACTTGCTGCGTAAGCCCACGCCGGTCGAAGATACCAGGCCGCTGCGACTGTTTATTAAAAACACAGCACTCTGCAAACACGAAAGTGGACGTATAGGGTGTGACGCCTGCCCGGTGCCGGAAGGTTAATTGATGGGGTTAGCGCAAGCGAAGCTCTTGATCGAAGCCCCGGTAAACGGCGGCCGTAACTATAACGGTCCTAAGGTAGCGAAATTCCTTGTCGGGTAAGTTCCGACCTGCACGAAT
The genomic region above belongs to Pseudomonas sp. PSKL.D1 and contains:
- a CDS encoding acyl-CoA dehydrogenase, with product MAGKASFNWIDPLLLDQQLTEEERMVRDSAYQFAQDKLAPRVLEAFRHEQTDPAIFREMGEVGLLGATIPEQYGGSGLNYVCYGLIAREVERIDSGYRSMMSVQSSLVMVPINEFGTEAQKQKYLPKLASGEWIGCFGLTEPNHGSDPGSMITRARKVEGGYRLSGSKMWITNSPIADVFVVWAKDDAGDIRGFVLEKGWQGLSAPAIHGKVGLRASITGEIVMDNVFVPEENIFPEVRGLKGPFTCLNSARYGISWGALGAAEACWHTARQYTLDRQQFGRPLAANQLIQKKLADMQTEITLALQGCLRLGRMKDEGTAAVEITSIMKRNSCGKALDIARMARDMLGGNGISDEFGVARHLVNLEVVNTYEGTHDVHALILGRAQTGIQAFY
- a CDS encoding CaiB/BaiF CoA transferase family protein, which encodes MGALSHLRVLDLSRVLAGPWCGQILADLGADVIKVERPGSGDDTRAWGPPFLKDAEGENTSEAAYYLSANRNKRSVTIDFTQPEGQRLVRELAAKSDIVIENFKVGGLAAYGLDYQSLKAVNPKLIYCSITGFGQTGPYAKRAGYDFMIQGLGGLMSLTGRPDGEEGAGPVKVGVALTDILTGLYSTVAILAALAHRDQAGIGQHIDMALLDVQVACLANQAMNYLTTGNPPRRLGNAHPNIVPYQDFPTADGDFILTVGNDGQFRKFAEVAGQPQWADDPRFATNKLRVANRAELIPLIRQATVFKTTAEWVSQLEAAGVPCGPINDLAQMFQDPQVVARGLAVSLPHALAGSVPQVASPIRLSETPVEYRHAPPLLGEHTERVLKELLGLESSEVRGLRDAGVL